TGCCATCTTGTAGTACCTGGAGTCTGCAATTAAGGTCAGACCCTGCTAGGGATAGCACGGTCTATATATGCAGTAGACAAAAAGAACTTTTTTGTCTaaagaaaaagcccaaaacaccaaaaaaagccCCCATGGAAATGCAGCATCAAAATAAACACCTTTACTGTGGAGACCTTTGGGGGTCTTCAAGAACATGTGAAGGAACTTCACAAAGTAGGAGGCAGAAAAACACCGGCAGCTCAAGTACCTCAGAAAGGTCAGGGGCTCGCACTTCACACCAGGAGCACAGGATGAGAACGAGGATGTTATGTTCTCTCATCCCAGGCTCCAGTGATAAAGAGAAGGACAATCTATTTTAAGGGGCTTACAGAACTGAATGGCAGAGAAACAGCAGGTGCAAGGCAAATGAGAGGGACCTGTTaagcaaaggcaaaaaaaaatccaaccaaaccaaaccaacaaccaTATGCAAAAAACCAGGAAGCATCCTCGTtaggaattcagtgagaaaatGCTCTAGCAAAGTCATCTAAGGTACCCAGAAGTGTGTCTGGAGCCTCACTTGCGTAACTACTACAGAGAAGCCCCTGAACTTCTTTCTAATGGTTTAACTGTTCATcttccccctgcctctgttcaGATTTGAACATGTTCTACAGTGAAAGGGTTGTGCAGCCTGTGAGCCTCATtacaacaaaacaaataaaaaaatccccatcaCAAAAAAAGCAGCCTACCCTGCAACAGAGATTTTAGAGCCCTTAGTAAGGCCTGTAGACTGGCTTAAAATCCTAGCCCTGGGGTTTGACCCCAGAAATTTGCTcttaaaacacttaaaaaaaatacagtacatCTGACTGTATAGATTATTTGAAAGTAAAGTCTGCAAAAGGACTAAGAGAAAAGAGGCATTTATAAACTCCTATATTCATTTTAAAGTCAAGTCACATAAACCCATGACTTTTTTTCAGCCAATATTCTTTGATGTTATTTTACTTTAAGTTAGCTAAAAACCAAGCCAAGAAACCCCATTACTTGTATAATTTCAAATCCTCCACATCTTGAGCCATTTTTGTCCTTCATCACAATTTGCACTATCAAACTTGGGTCACCCTTTAAAGTTTCAGCAGTTGTGCTAACTGTGTGCAGCTTCACTGACTActgaggcacagctggatcacACCCACCAATACCAAGTCAAATCAAAAAACTGATATCAATATACCAGATGCATTCTTCCTCCGGTGCTGCAAGAGTAAGTGGTATTCTTGTTTGGAGAAAAGCCATCTTCTGGGATCCTCTCACACATTCGCTGAGTGTAACCACTGGCAAAGTTCATGCAGTGGCTGTTTGTGAAGCACACAGGGTGCCCGCTTGGATAATGCATTGTGCTTCTCCCTTTGTACTGTCCACCAAGGTGCTGCTCCCTTTCAGGGTACTGAGGGCCACTGAGGCCACCAACACAGTGCTCGCTGCTCAAGATGTACTGCTCGGTGTTCTTTGACACTCTCTCCCCACTCTGGGGCTGCATCATCTCTGCTGGGTTTTGGGACTGTTCTTGGTTGTACATGAAAGTGTCTTTGTGGGCCCTAGTGACCATACCGATCACCTCCTCCTTAGCCATGTCAGCACTAGGAGGGGGAGAAGGGCTTTTGATGGTTTCTCGCTCTTGTTTGGGCTTGGAGGAAAGATCTTCTTGAGGTGCTTGGTCTTGATGTTCCGTCAATGCTTCGTTGGGCAAGTGACCGCTGAACTGACTGTTCATCATGGTTTTCATGGCACTCTGCATTTCAATCAACATTCTCTGTTTCTCACGTTTGGGAATACGGCCAAATCGAACAGCTACCAAGGTGGAGAAATGGATAGTGgtggaaaaaggcaaaaaaaaaatagaagtcaGTCCTGAAAGTGTTAGTATGCACACAGAAAATACACACCCCCCTCAGAAAATCCTGCCTTTTAAGACAAGATTTTAACTGCTCTCACCAATACTACAGCAGGGGTATTACCAGTGAAGTCAAAGAGCTTCTGGGGCATAGGACTGGCATGAATACAAATGTATGCCATTGTTTAGGGAGAAGGCAGCTCTAAGGCACACAGCCTGTAATGCCTTTTCCCCTTTTGTCTTAAACCTGGCTCTGCATTATACACACAGTTGTGTTAACTGAAGAAGCGTCAGGCTTTAAGATTGGATCTATTAAATCAGCACAACTTCATGAGCTGACAATTAGCTGAATATAAACAGAGTTCATATCATCTTTGCATAATAAGACAGGTCCTCACTGACCAATTACGTAACTTACCAAAACAAGAGAATCAATGCTGAACGAAGCTTACCTTGGCAAATTTTCTTGGTAACTTTGCCTTGACAAGGACATTTTCTGCTGGCAAGGGGATGGGCATCATTGTGGCTGCAGCACTTTTGACCCTGTCCTAGGGAATCTACAACTGCCTCTACCACCCTGTCCAACCGCAGCCGCACAAGGGCTTATAACCAGTTTCGACTGATGTAATTATGCAGTAGTCCATCATTAATGTAACTAAGTCTCTTTCATTAAAGCAGGTGCAACCTTGTGCGCAAACAAGCGCCTAGGGGATGAAATAACTCCTATGCATGACAAGAACTCGGAACAATTATTTAAAGTAAGTTTTAACACTCCACCCACTAAATTATTAACAGCCCAAGATTCCTAGTTCTTGTGAAATAAACACCCAGAGAAAATTTAAAAGTGAAACAGAAGGAAGAGTTCTGGTTGTGGCAGTAAGTTGTAGCAGAAAAATGAACTACACTTTCAGCATTGTTTATTAAAATGGCTCAAGGAGTAGACAGCAAGCAAGGTAGTCAGAGACAGACCAGTATCAACATTTCCTCCTtgcccttcctctccctctaagaaaagaaagaaaaaaaaaaaaaaaagagcagataCATGCTCATCCTAAGCACCCAAAGCTAACTCTTTAGGCTCTACGGTGACTACTCTAAAGCTATCAGGTTGGGCAGAATTCCCTTTCATTGAAAAAGTAATAGtaacaaaagaaaatagaaaaaacaaagacaaaaaaaaaagaaaaatatgagtCTTGTTCAGATTCAGGTAGGATACAGCTGTAAGACTTAACATTAAACCAAAATCTAGACACTTTTTACAACCATCCCCCTGGCAGGCTACTGCAGCACATCCCACTGCATCAGCTCCACAGGCAGGAggacagctctgcagctgcccgCAGTACCACTTCACCAGCCCAGGACACTCATGGAGCAAGAAGGCAAGCTGAACTAAATGCTCTCAGACAGGGAACCTCTCTTTGACAATAGGGCTTGGCTGATTTGTCTGCCATTAAGACCCTCAGCAATTGGTTTTGAGGTGGACAGCAGATTCCCTCTCAGAGAATCCCTTCTCAGTACAGGAACGTACCATCTCTTGACATCCCAACAGACAGGCATTTTTTGAAACGACACTGCTGGCATCTGTTCCTATTCATTCTCATTATAGAACAGTTGTTATTCTTCAAGCATTTCTTATACTGGATGTTTTGCTGAATGCTTCTTCTGAAAAAACCCTGTAAAtaagcaaaaaaccccacaactaTCATTACAGCACATGTCAAATCCTTCCATCTCTCTGCGAGCACAGTAAACCTCACTGCATCACATCAGATTTTAAAGAACTTGGTACTCTTCATTACTTACTTCCCCTCTATGTGTGATCTGTATGTAATGTGAACTAGTTATGATTTCTAATTACAGAAGATGCTAAGTTGTTCCCTGCACAGTCAGCACCTAAGAGCAGAGTATCTCCAATATTACCTCTATCACTGTACCAACAGTTCCTAAGACATGCTCTCAAGCATCTATGACATCAAGTGCAAAGATGGGAGTCAGAATAATGTATTTTGACTTCCATCTCTGCAGTTTGGCAATGAAACCATCCTGCTGCACCACATGACCTTCAAAGGTAGTTTTTTCAAACAACTCTTTATGCTAATAAGCTCCTTCACAGAACATAACATTTGCAATGTTACAGATTAAGAAAATACGTATCTAGGCTTTCCCCTGTGGTATAAAGAAATGCTTTTCCAAAGCTGTTTTATTctgtgccccagcccaggtGACAACTCACACCCACTATCTCTTAATGCAATTAACATGCATATGTCTTGCGTGACATGGTTCTTACCACCTCTGCTTCCAGCTCCTGTTCTCTGCGGTGCGCTCCAAGTCAGGCAGGATTGGACAAGGGGTGGGAACAGAAAGTACTGCGGAGTTTGGAAAACACTGCGTATTCCTAAGTGGTTTGCCTGTTCCCTACAGCTTCTAAAATTTCTCATATTTAACAGAGAACTATACCAAAATTTGTTTTGGCAGTAtcacccctttttcccctatgGGGAGAACTTGAGCATTTCACCAGCAGAAAGGTGAGCAGAAATATAGCTCACCTTGCAGCCCTCACAGGCATGAACACCATAATGAAATCCTGAAGCGACATCTCCACAGACTTTGCAAAGAAGAACCATGCCATTAAATTCTAGAATCAAACAAAAAAGTCAAGGATATAGAAACCAGTGATAACTGCAGGAACATGTTTCCAGCTTTTAAAACCTGGACTTAAATTGAAATATGTCAAGTCAGTTCAACACatgaaaaaatacagcagaagaACAGACAACATGAATGTACAAACCCCCTAAACAGTTCAGAAGGTAGCAGTGCAAGGGTGGGGGGAAAAGAGGACAAACACGAAGCACTCACACAAATAGGGAGAAAGCACACATTCACTGGGCTGTCAGAGTAGCACTGCactcagcagcagaaaaagaaagtcTGCTTACATTTAAGCACTTTTAAAAGGACCATTCAGTTAACTAGGCCACCAAAGTTCAGGCTCAATCTGTTTTTTCCATCAAGACAAGAAAGCCTATGAAAGGCTACAGTTTCTCCAACAGAGAATAAACACTTTTTCTTAAAAACCAGAAATACTAAAGGACACTTCATAATATATTCAACACTGGCCATACACTGTACCTATCTGATAACAATTTAGGACTGGTAACTCAGCCATGTCTACATATGTAGAGAGCACTCATTTGAGTGCATATCCAGAATGGCTTGCACACTTGAACTTGAAAATACCCTCTCAATCCTGTAAAAATGCTTATGGTTTAGGTTTTTTAAGTTTTTCCCCACCTATTTTATTTCAGCTTGTCAATAAAATTTTTCTGCAAGTCCTAAGTGCTGGTCTAGCATTGGTTTCACTGAAGCCAATGGGAATTTTACCAGTGAGTTCAGTAACCACAAAGTTACCTTAATCCAACTGAGACAGCTGGAAATACTCCCACAGAAACATATTCTACCAGAAAAATAACTTATTTGACATTTGGGTTTCATTTGTAAAGAGGAACTAAAACATTTTTTACggttttcaaaaagaaaaagaaccaaaccacaactttttctttttttttaaacacagtcAGTACTGAGCTTAAAAAGTTATCTATCTGAACAATTTACAACAGGTTTCATTTCAGGAACCTCTGCCCTGATACCAAAATCCTACTaactaaataatttttaagtaaaTGTTCTTACTAAGAACTTAAGGTAGGAAcactaagaaaaataaacaacaaaccaacaaaaaaccctatTTGAGATAGAATTATTAGACACTTATTCTAGCTTCAGAACAATCCAAAATGATAAAACAATTCTGCCAATAACAGAATTCAGCCTTCAAAAGACTAAAATTCAGATGTTTGCTGAATCATTCATTCCAGTacttattttacttattttgaaTCCTGCCCTTCCAAAACTGTTCAAATATACTTCTCTACCACTGATCTTTCCTGATTACCAAAAGAAGCGTAAAGTAAATACATTGAGATATATTGTTATATGTACTTTAAAAGGCCATTCTTTAGTTCCAGTTTacaagtgttttatttttcacatcCACAGAATTATGACTTGGAATCAAAAAGATAACTGTTCCACCCACAGCTATAGAAGTATTACGCTTGGgtaatttattttgttcctCACAGCtggtggggggagggaaggtgaAGGGGCAGGGGACAGAATATGAGAGAACAGAGAAACTAGATTTCCAAGACGGCTCCATAAATACTCTTGAAGTCAATTTCTGATTATATCACCTTTACTTCACTTCTTTTTAACCAACTGTTTGCTTTTGCTAAGATCAGTTTTCACTAATGAAAATTTGAAGTAAAGCTAGACTGTATTTATGGACTGTTTGAAGTTGGCAGCAATGGGACCCCCATTGTATTAGCATTTGTATGGCAATACCACATGTATTACCAGACATATAATGCCAAAAGATAAAAATGGAGGCTTTACTACGCGCCTACACCACAACCCAAAGGGAGACCTGATTGAAGAAACGAGGTTGTAATACATAAGAGGAAAATGGTGTTGTCAGGGACAGGCACGAAACGTACTTGTGACTCCATTATGGCCTTTTGTCAAGCCAGCAACACTCGACTGGTTTGTTTTAATAGTCTCCTCTAGCCGATCGCTCTTCGGTGCCCCGTCAGAGCTTTCACTGCTCCGGCCATTGCATCCGCTTTCCGAGGAGGAGCTGTTTGGAGGAGATGGTACAGGCGAAGAGGACGACTGGAAACCGCTGTCTGAGCTCTCGCTGTGACATGAGGCTGGGCTAGATGCCGAGCTCGAAGAGCTGATGTAAGCTATCACACCCCctaaggcaagaaaaaaaaggcagcacgTAGTGACATAACCAGCAGACATGCACTGCTGCCATGTGAGCCACGCCGTGACCCAGCACCACCAGATCAGCCATTACATGCTCCTGGGAGcactcctttccctccctctctccctcaaGCTTGTCTCCATTTGTTTTCTTCGGCTGACCTCCCAGTCTGCCTCATCCCCTTCTCCCATCTTATCAACCTCCTCTGGTCCAGGCCAAGATGAAATGGCATAACCAAAAGACGGAGCAACAAGCCATGGTGCTGGAAGGatggggcagcagggacagggcatgGAGTGACCCAGAGAGGGTTTCCTTGGCCACCCTCTGAGCAGAGCTCATCTGGAGCCAGAGCAAAGACAGGATCTTACAGCGCTGTGGAGCCAGAATGCAAACAAGCTAGGTTAGGGACAGAAATAGGGCACAGAGAAAGACTTCATGCAGGCTACATgccagaggcacagaaaggaagggctgggaggtgCTCACGATGCAGAAGGGAAGGGGGCAAGGGAAGGAAGTAGCACTGCAGTCTGGTTAGCCTACTGAATGCCATTTGTCCGATTGCAAGCCTTTGTAGCCTTTCTAGCAGCAGCTAAACTCCAACTGCCAGTCTGCTATTTGCAAACAGCCTCTGTCCTGCCGCATCTTGCAATCTGACACACTTGAGAATCCCTCATATGAAACAGCTTTTTGTCCTCAGGCAGACCTGGGAGCAGTTCTGGCTTTTCACAGGCGCCTTCTTCTTGCTCGTAAGCAAGAGAAATTGTTTGCACTTCATATGAGTTTGTCTCCAAGACTCAGCATTTCAAAAGTCAATATAAAAACATTTGATATTTcactcaaaaatttcaaaaGCCATAACCGTGAAACTGTTTACATAAATTACACTCAGTATGTTCTACATTTTATGCCTCTATTGCTCAGTAGACTCTCTTCACTGATGACTAAGGGCATTGCAGCAAGGAACTCCACACACCAGTAAGAACTCAAAACTGCCTtcctttggaggaaaaaaggacatACTGGTGTATGTACAGAGTCCTTGATCACCTGGCATGGCAGGCAGAGGCTGTAGCATCTTACATCAGCCATACTCTCCTCACAGATAAAAGCAGTGCTATTATACAACCCTGGAAACACCACTGCTTGCAGGGAACAATTCTGACTTAAAAATTTTCAATACTTTTATTACACATAACGGTCCTCTTAGCTTCTCTGCAGCAACAAAACTGGCCCACTTCTTCttcaacatttcatttttttctaccAAGGAAACCCTTGGCAGGAGGGTTCCCTAAACAGCACACAGCCCAGGAggctcctggcagagctgcctgggagcAGAAGTCAGACTAAGGGGCCATGTGACACGTGCAGGACGCACAGACTGCTGCTCACGTTCCCGGTGTCCCTGCACCCTGCCACAGGGGTTGGTCCcgcagagatttttttttttttttaagaaatcctCCACACAACATAGCACACATTCCGGATCAGGTTTTCATAGAAAGGAGGATTGGCAAGGGGGTCACGAGTTCAGCCACAGCGTGAGAAACAAGGCATCATCAGCCACCCGTGCTGGGCTAAGCCACCACCTGTTTGACGAAGGTCTGTGCCATCCCCCAGCGCTGCACGCGCCTCTGCCAGGTGCCAGGACAAAGCTCACTGTTCACCTGGTCCAAGGGAGGCACCGGGCTTCTCAGCAGGCGCCATCCTTATCGGCAAGGGGCAGATCGGGACACGCaagcacagcccctgcagggaacTCCACGTTTCTCCACGCTGCCACCGCGCCCATTATCTTTAAACCCTGCTCATAAAAGAGATGCTCTTTTCCCTCAAGGGTAAGTCCAATGTCACAGACGAGCACAGAAAGTGTGTGCCTGTGGGGGAGTTTCACCCTGGTCTCCTGagagctggaggagctccagATAGCTGGGCTGCTCTGGCACCCTAGAGAGCTTGGCAGTCTTGCCAGCGTCACACTCCCAATTCCTCGTACTTTTTGTTATTTTAGAAATTACACTTCCTTGTGAACCCTGTTTTTGTTTGGTCAGCAGTCAAAAGTTGACTCTCACACAgagcacagggtgacatctcagaacAAAGAGCACAGACACGGAGCACGTACGCATGCACACGGGTGCTGGCACTCCGCAGAAAGGGGGTACCGGGGTGCTCGGTAGAGGAGGCAGCCCCGGTTCTGTGAACTGCCAGGGATCTTCATAGGGAACCCACCTGCCGGAGGGTGGTGAAATGAGTCCTTTGGGCTACGCGGAGCCGCGCTACTGCTGCTGCGGCGGCACCGCCGGCTGAGTGACAAGGACCCTTTGGGCTTTTCCTGGCGGGATTCCCGTTAAGGATGGGGCAGGGGGCACGGCAACGTGCTGGCATTCCATTAACAAAGATCTGGGAAGCGGTAACGCCGCAGGGGCGCAAAGCAGGCGGCGAACTGGCCGGgagacccaaccggcccccggGACGCTGCGGCAGCAGGGGCTCCCCGGCCGGCACTCCCGACACCGCCGATCTCCCTGGCTAACAAAGCGGGAAGGGAGCGGGGAGCGCGGTCACCGTGCCCGCAGCCGCCCTCCCGCCTCACCCCATTCCACCGCACCGGGGCTGCGGCTTTTCCCTGCCGCGGTCACGCGGCTCCGGGGCTGGAAGAGCCGGGCCCGCCCTGCGCTGCCCCCGGGCCGCCCCCTCCCCGTTACACAACACCGCCCCCGCGCATCGGGACGGGCCGcgtgccgccgccgccgcacaCGGCCGCACCGCGTGTCCCCCCGCGACCCCGCGCACTCCCCCGCAGCACGCCGCGCCGCCGGCCGCCCGCCTGGCCCCCCCACCCCGCGCTccgccgcggcgggggcggagccgcgggggcggggccgcccggCGCCGCAGCTGCGGCGCGGCCCCACGTGTCCCcggcgcgcccccgccgccgccgccgccgccccgaaTGTAGGTCACCAAAACAGCGGCCGCCCGCGCGCCTCACGTGtccgcgccgcccgccgccccgcgccgccgccccgccgctaTTATGCAATGCGCGCGTCACCGCCCCGCGCGGCCAATGAGCGGGCGCGCCGCGCGGAACGTAAACACAGCGCGCACATGGCTCGCCCGGCGGGTCCATGTGAGGCGGCGCGGGGCCGTCCCGGCCaccagcggggccggggccgggctgcgccgccgcccgccgcgctccccccgcccgccgcgccccggccGACCCCCGcccgcacccccgcgcccgcccggccccgcgggagCGTTCCGCACAGCTGCCCCCCGCAGCGGCCGACCTCGCTTACCCGCACTGACTTCCATGGCGACCTCCTCCCGCAGGGGCACGGGCGGCGCCGCGCTGGGTTCCGCCGGGCCCGGCTCGGCTCCGGTCGGCGCGGCGCGGCTCCGCTCGGTCGTTGTCTTCTCAGCTCCGTGTCCCCGCCGCAGCCCTACATGCAGCCGGCGGgaggctggcagggagggagggaggcgaCCGCGCCGTCTCCTGTCAGAGCAGCGGGTGCGCGTCCCCGCCGCGGCGCCCTCCCCTTTACAACAAAAGCGCTCTCGGGGAGCCGCGCAGAGCGAGTGCGGcaccgccgcccgccccgcccctaccccgccccgccccggcggccgccccgccccgcccccggccgcccccctCACCCAGTGACACACTTTCCGCGCCGGCGGCACCGCTCACGTGCGGCGGGAGCGTGCGGGAGCGCGGGGGCactgcggcggcggcgggggcagcGCACGGAGCGGGGTCCCCCCGCCCCTCGCCGGGCGGTGCGGCGGGGGGGCCCCGCCGAGGTCACCGCCGCTGCCGCAACCGGAGTGGCGCTCGCCCACCGCGGCCGCGGGGCAAGGTGAGGGGCGGCGGTGTGTGTCAGCTGCTCCGGCGCCGGGCACCGGCAGGAAATGCCACCGCTGTGACTGCCGCAGCTGACGAGCTCTCTCCTATCCCGACACGAGCATCTGACAGCTCCCAGTTCCAACTGTCAGCGCTCCGTGCCCTCTTAGCCGCGTGTTTTCTCACTGCCGGGAAAAGGGAATATCCGGGAGAGACCTCTCTCGGCAGCGCACTCACACCGCTGCAGCCATAGTCTCTCCCTCTGCAGCCATAGGGAGAGGCCGTCACACAGTTGATCCCAATCTCCGTCTCTCCTGTTTTCTGCCAGGACGTGATTTTGTCACTCCCAGAGCGATTCCAGCCTCTAATACCTTATGACATGCAGTGATGTCTCTGGGAACAGACCTCCCGCAACGGGGGAGGCATGCGCCCCCAGAGGACCTAAAGCAGGGGTGTGCCAGCCAGGGTCCCCATACTCCCGCTCCCAGAAGGAAACCCACGAAGAAAATGCGCCACAATAAAAAAGGGAGCAGAAACTTGGGTGAGACTCTCCATTAAGCGAATACAGAGCCCAGAATGAAGCTCTGTTCCTTCCTGACCCCGGGGTTCAGAGGCAGATGCGTGGCTTCATGGACTATATTGACCTCCAGACTGAGAACGAGGGAGTGGAGTTAAATGAGGTTAACAAGTGGAGGTTAAACGCAGCTAAATGTAGTTTACTGCCTCCTAATTTGGGTGAGTTTCCTCTTCTCTCAAATGAGGTAAACAGGTCAGTTTGTGTGAGCTTCATTTCTTCTCGAATAAGGTAAGAGGGTgagttttcccatttttctatGCATGGTCAGCAGTTGGGAGGCATACAGCATTCCTCTTGGTCCACACTCAATAGCCATCACTATCTCCAGACCCTTCATCCCCCAGCCCCAATTTCCTACAGAAAAAGCTCCTCATATTCCCAGTTCTCCTCCTCATACCAATTTTAAACTACATTTCCTAAGCCCTGCCATGCTGCCCTCTGGGCTCTTTAGTCCCTGCCTGCATGACTGGCAGCCAAGCagtgctgcctgccctgggcacgGTCAGGTACAGGGCACGATGGCCCACCCTCCCTTCTCGTGCTCAGGGCTCTGTCTTGCTCCTCTGCCTGGCTGCCGGTCTTTGTGGACAGAGcacaaataaaatgtatttgataTCAGCCTATCATGGCATCTCAAACCTCTCAACAGATTAAATGTGCCTACAGACTCAAAGGAGAAGGTAGTGAATACATCAAATGCTATTAGAAAACTAgtttggacatcaggaacaACAGTACAGCAAGTCCCCTCTGTCTGTATATTCTGTGTCTCTGGGGTTTCTAATGCTGTATTTGAATTTTACAAAACATGTTTGAGTAATGTTTATCAACTGGTGAGTCTTCAACCCCACATATTCACTGGGTCtgctaaaaaaaccctacagaACTCTTGCTTTTGGATAAACCTTCAATTTGCAGGTGGTGGTGGAAGCACCCAAAGATGAGTATGGAGGCACTGGCACTCAGACCAAAGGTCCACCTGGCCTGCAGGCTTTTTGTGGTGCTCAAGAGAGGCTCCAGGTTTTTCAGGTGCATGGACTCCATTCCTGAGAGTGGTCAATAAAGGGAAGGACTGATTGTTCACTTCCTTTGTGGGCAAGGAtaaatgctgctgctcctgcctggcgGGACAAATGGGAAAGGCAGTGTACGCAGGTTCGTAGGATGCCGTAGGGAGAGGCCATCACATTATTGCTCCCAATCTCAGTCTATCCTATCTACTGCCAGAACATGATTTTGTCACTCCCAGAGAGATTCCAGCCTCTAATATCTTTTACCATCTACTTTTGAGACTCTTGGAGATCATTATAGCAGTTTCAGCCTGCTCTTGCCTCTGCAAGAGGCAAGACTTGCACTTGGCAGTCCTGAAGCCAATCCCCATCTATCTTCaagaatgtatttattttgcttccCTCTCCTATCTCAGAACAACCCATCCAGACCTAGAAGTGCTCTCTATGCTCCCATACTCCATCCTTTCTGGTTCCTTCCCTGTGGTGgctacacacacacacggtTTGCAAGAGCCAAGCACTTCTCTTAGGGATGTATTATGGCAAAAAGCAAATAATGGGCCCACCACCCAGCCTCACACAGGATCCTTGTCCAAATCAAGAACACCAAAAGGTGTGTTTCCTGAGAAGATCCAGCAGGTAGAGCTGACTGTGGGTGGCCACGGGAGGCAAACAGTGTGAGTTCTGTCCTGGAGTTTCCAAAGGAGGTCTCATTTCCAAAGAAATGGCCCATCCACTCCTATGCTCTAGTTCTGCTGTTCAGCACAAAGCTGTGGACTGCCACAGCAGACCATGAGAGGCACTTCAATGTTTGGAGAAGAAAACTGTCTTAGAGAGCATCAAGATTTTTATTCTGCCCTCTAACCTGGAAGAAGACTCCACTCTGTCAGTGAAATAAGAGGGTCAAATTTTTCTTAGAGCCTCTTTCTGCCTATCTCTTCCAAACCCACACAAGCAAACACCTGGCTAATAACTTGTGGCTCTGGGTGCTGGCCAAGTCATGGTGCCTGGGCTGCTTCTTGATGGGCTTCTCTTTGATTCCAGCTTGGCTGCTAAAGCTGTCAGGTTACTTGCTGAGCTGCAAATAACATTCCTTTAAAGATGTGATGCTCAGTGGATATTCCCTGGTCCCCACAAGGGTCTGTTATTCAGCTTTCTATGAAGGGCAAAACAAGTCCTAGCATTGTGGAGAGGCAGTGCACTGTTGGCATTCACAGTGGCATGGCACCTCTCCAACCTGAAGGCTGGGCAGGCACTTGAATGGTCAGTGGAGGAGTGATTGGGAATTTGTGTGTTTGGTCAGTCCTTAGAATCCTTCAGCCTCTGTttactgctgctgtctgcagaaGACTTGTGGTTCTGGGAACAGACTGAAGTGAGGCATTGAAACATGAAGGGGcagaagaaggggaaaagcacAGAAGGTGGGACAGAAAGCTTCTTCAAACCCCTTCCCACCCCTGGAAAGGAACACAAACATTTATCCCTCTTTCCTCCCAGCCCACACACATGGAGTGGCTCAAGCAGCATGTT
This sequence is a window from Anomalospiza imberbis isolate Cuckoo-Finch-1a 21T00152 chromosome 1, ASM3175350v1, whole genome shotgun sequence. Protein-coding genes within it:
- the NR1D2 gene encoding nuclear receptor subfamily 1 group D member 2 isoform X2, with amino-acid sequence MAPAEKPGASLGPGGVIAYISSSSSASSPASCHSESSDSGFQSSSSPVPSPPNSSSSESGCNGRSSESSDGAPKSDRLEETIKTNQSSVAGLTKGHNGVTKFNGMVLLCKVCGDVASGFHYGVHACEGCKGFFRRSIQQNIQYKKCLKNNNCSIMRMNRNRCQQCRFKKCLSVGMSRDAVRFGRIPKREKQRMLIEMQSAMKTMMNSQFSGHLPNEALTEHQDQAPQEDLSSKPKQERETIKSPSPPPSADMAKEEVIGMVTRAHKDTFMYNQEQSQNPAEMMQPQSGERVSKNTEQYILSSEHCVGGLSGPQYPEREQHLGGQYKGRSTMHYPSGHPVCFTNSHCMNFASGYTQRMCERIPEDGFSPNKNTTYSCSTGGRMHLVCPMSKTPHVDPNKSGHEIWEEFSLSFTPAVKEVVEFAKRIPGFRDLSQHDQVNLLKAGTFEVLMVRFASLFDAKERTVTFLSGKKYSVDDLHSMGAGDLLNSMFEFSEKLNALQLSDEEMSLFTAVVLVSADRSGIENVNSVEALQETLIRALRTLIMKNHPNEASIFTKLLLKLPDLRSLNNMHSEELLAFKVHP